The following proteins are encoded in a genomic region of Salminus brasiliensis chromosome 25, fSalBra1.hap2, whole genome shotgun sequence:
- the LOC140547749 gene encoding uncharacterized protein — MYCQILDTDLQVKVDPQTVGQRQVKLTCSSSCSLGTNLYYYWFRNGQHRTSGYDASIVLDSTRPSGVLGKQCWGVTYTAKRVCALKGSSVDLSCSYKYPGGHIVTKSVWFIKEQTGAEPVDVREDEEYQGRVQNRQSSQNDCSMIITDLRERDAQTYRFRFYTDDPGGKYTGRPGVSLSVTDLKITVSCWSEQTVTLICSSTCTLPNNPTYIWYKNRQSESHCRSASCSVAVVSGAVNYSCAVEGHESLLSPPVYSPRNIRAVLLPSGETEEGESVTLSCSSDADPPVLSYSWFKQRAAADTPLTTGQNYSITNISSQHSGL, encoded by the exons ATGTACTGTCAGATACTGGACACAG ATTTGCAGGTGAAGGTGGATCCTCAGACTGTAGGACAGAGGCAGGTGAAACTGACCTGTAGCTCCTCCTGCAGCCTCGGTACAAACCTGTACTACTACTGGTTCAGGAACGGACAGCACCGGACTTCTGGATATGATGCCTCCATTGTGCTCGACTCCACCAGACCATCTG GTGTGCTGGGTAAACAGTGCTGGGGTGTGACTTACACTGCTAAACGTGTGTGTGCTCTGAAAGGATCATCAGTTGATCTCTCCTGCTCTTATAAATACCCTGGAGGACACATAGTGACTAAATCAGTGTGGTTCATTAAAGAGCAGACTGGTGCTGAACCTGTGgatgtgagagaggatgaggagtaTCAGGGCCGAGTGCAGAACAGACAGAGCTCCCAGAATGACTGTAGCATGATAATCactgacctgagagagagagacgctcaGACCTACAGATTCAGATTCTACACTGATGATCCTGGAGGCAAATATACTGGCAGACCTggagtcagtctgtctgtcacag ATCTGAAGATTACAGT cagctgctggagt GAACAGACAGTAACACTGATCtgcagcagcacctgcactctgCCCAATAACCCCACTTACATCTGGTACAAGAACAGACAGAGTGAGTCTCACTGCAGATCTGCCTCCTGCTCTGTAGCTGTGGTCAGTGGAGCGGTCAACtacagctgtgctgttgaaGGCCATGAgagcctcctctctcctccagtGT ACTCTCCCAGAAACATCAGAGCAGTGCTGCTTCCCTCTGGAGAGACAGAGGAGGGAGAGTCAGTGACTCtgagctgcagcagtgatgcagaCCCTCCTGTTCTCTCCTACTCCTGGTTTaagcagagagcagctgcagACACACCACTGACAACAGGCCAGAATTACAGCATCACCAACATCAGCTCCCAGCACAGCGGACTCTAG